From a region of the Bradyrhizobium sp. KBS0727 genome:
- a CDS encoding MarR family winged helix-turn-helix transcriptional regulator, with amino-acid sequence MAEKQNGRASSNKNLLSSNRAFSQLLYDLTYIRALSDAVRRELAAELDLTAPQFNVLLVIAERTAREGISVTDIADYLHVTGPFVTHECNKLELMKMVVKTSNPDDGRSILLKLSAEGENKLRGISDKMQSCADWFLDGVTREELRKLKMTLGKLIRGGQEAMVEITRPRKAQRFWRNG; translated from the coding sequence ATGGCCGAGAAACAGAATGGAAGGGCTTCTTCAAATAAGAACTTGCTGAGCTCGAATCGGGCGTTTTCCCAGCTGCTATATGACCTTACTTACATTCGAGCGCTAAGCGATGCGGTTAGGCGGGAGCTGGCGGCGGAGTTAGATCTTACAGCACCTCAATTCAATGTACTTCTCGTCATAGCCGAAAGGACTGCGAGGGAAGGAATATCCGTAACGGACATTGCGGACTATCTTCACGTAACGGGACCATTTGTCACTCACGAGTGCAACAAACTTGAACTAATGAAAATGGTCGTAAAGACCTCCAATCCAGATGATGGGCGAAGCATACTTTTGAAGCTAAGCGCTGAAGGTGAGAATAAATTACGTGGCATCTCGGACAAGATGCAATCTTGTGCCGATTGGTTCCTCGATGGCGTTACGCGGGAGGAGCTCCGTAAGCTAAAGATGACGCTCGGAAAGCTTATTCGAGGCGGCCAAGAAGCGATGGTGGAAATCACCCGACCACGCAAGGCCCAGCGCTTTTGGCGTAACGGATGA
- a CDS encoding SDR family oxidoreductase encodes MTTTQANGTALVTGASSGIGAIYADRLAKRGYDLILVARNKTRLATLARRLRNVTGRSVETVEADLTSSADLRRIEDILRSDARITTLVNNAGVGSAVPLLDANVDKMEDMIHLNVTALARLTYAAVPGFVARGGGTLINVSSIVAIAPELLNGVYGGTKAFVLALGQSLVHEFADKGLRIQTVLPGATATEFWDIAGKPVHQLPGEIVMSADDMVDAALAGLDIGEAVTIPSLPSQAEWDRFNEARRTMSGKLSNSIPAPRYNVRQSGHLSA; translated from the coding sequence ATGACTACGACCCAAGCCAACGGCACCGCCCTCGTTACTGGCGCATCAAGCGGCATCGGCGCGATCTACGCCGACCGGCTGGCGAAAAGAGGCTACGACCTCATTCTTGTCGCGCGCAACAAGACGCGACTCGCAACGCTGGCGCGTCGGCTCCGCAATGTAACCGGGCGAAGCGTGGAAACGGTCGAGGCCGATCTCACTTCTTCGGCTGACCTGCGGCGCATCGAGGACATCCTGCGCAGCGATGCCCGGATCACCACGCTGGTCAATAACGCGGGCGTGGGCTCTGCGGTACCATTGCTCGATGCCAACGTCGACAAGATGGAGGATATGATCCATCTGAACGTCACCGCACTCGCGCGCCTTACCTATGCGGCGGTCCCTGGATTTGTCGCTCGCGGTGGCGGCACATTGATCAACGTATCCTCGATTGTCGCGATCGCGCCGGAACTGTTGAACGGCGTCTATGGTGGCACCAAGGCTTTTGTACTGGCACTTGGCCAGTCGCTTGTTCACGAGTTCGCTGACAAAGGCCTCCGCATCCAAACCGTTCTGCCGGGTGCCACCGCCACGGAGTTTTGGGACATTGCAGGCAAGCCCGTCCACCAGCTCCCGGGCGAGATCGTGATGTCTGCCGACGACATGGTCGACGCGGCATTGGCCGGTCTCGACATTGGTGAAGCCGTGACCATTCCGTCGTTGCCGAGCCAGGCCGAGTGGGACCGGTTCAACGAGGCGCGCCGCACGATGTCCGGCAAACTTTCAAACTCCATTCCAGCGCCTCGCTACAACGTCCGTCAGAGCGGACACCTGAGCGCGTAG
- a CDS encoding MarR family winged helix-turn-helix transcriptional regulator: protein MGKGTKLARRTAVVSDGKPENRRQEDVVRRFLLDLASINVHLDEIRQFWAKSLGVTGPQWMIMMALSELDRGQGVSGKDVSKLLHIDPSFITTQTKLLERAGLIRRLESREDARVVLLSLSDKALRQIGSLASKQELLNKFIFAEMDGRALADMVEKIASLKEKLQRATSKIAAEF from the coding sequence ATGGGCAAAGGTACGAAGTTGGCTCGCCGGACGGCTGTCGTATCCGATGGAAAGCCGGAAAACCGGCGACAGGAGGATGTCGTCCGCCGCTTCCTGTTGGACTTGGCCTCAATCAACGTGCATTTAGACGAAATCCGCCAATTCTGGGCGAAGAGCCTGGGTGTCACCGGCCCGCAGTGGATGATTATGATGGCGCTGTCCGAACTCGACCGGGGGCAAGGCGTATCTGGAAAGGACGTGTCGAAGCTGCTTCACATAGATCCTTCCTTCATTACGACGCAGACCAAGCTGTTGGAGCGGGCAGGATTGATTCGAAGGCTGGAATCGCGCGAAGACGCCCGCGTCGTACTGCTGTCCCTGTCGGACAAGGCGCTGCGGCAGATCGGCTCGCTGGCGTCGAAGCAGGAGTTGTTGAACAAGTTCATATTCGCAGAGATGGACGGCCGCGCACTTGCGGATATGGTGGAGAAAATTGCATCCCTGAAGGAGAAGTTGCAGAGGGCGACGTCCAAAATCGCGGCCGAATTCTGA
- a CDS encoding DUF3237 family protein, producing MRAQLLTDDGASIYLNYPGLLEFNENVGQALATGGSTDFGDHYLRTTPRFETGDGRYAWLKSEPLGGGRTAKSRYP from the coding sequence GTGCGTGCCCAGCTGCTTACCGACGATGGCGCTTCCATCTATCTGAATTATCCCGGCCTGCTCGAATTCAATGAGAATGTCGGTCAAGCACTGGCGACCGGCGGCAGCACCGACTTCGGCGACCATTATCTCCGAACCACGCCGCGATTTGAAACCGGCGATGGAAGATATGCCTGGCTCAAATCAGAGCCCTTGGGTGGCGGAAGGACGGCTAAGAGTCGGTATCCTTGA
- a CDS encoding porin encodes MNSIKSLVLGSAACLMVASGTQAADLPVKAKAVEYVRVCSLYGAGFYYIPGTDTCIKFGGYLRADLTVNGGIYDGPFWNGEGAIRDRYANFYNDRSRLALTVDTRTATEYGVVRTFGQADFQFSTYGSTSSLGVAASVNPGATAGLVNNDQAGSGYTAVEFVFIQFAGFTFGKSASAYSSPWHGYPGNNTSFLIGGFDSVSGINNIQYTWQFGNGVSAAFGIDDSSANQFNRTQIINAIGGAPGGNIGFNGGASSFQTGVGTAYGGTSVPDFVGNVRVDQAWGVFQLSGAIHDNHAGYFANANIVGSTFNGGVSQAGATTGGHPDDKFGGAVSAALNIKNLPTGAGDDIKVDASWSLGATKYVLATSAPTPASFDIYDGNKFAMGVTTDSIYSGASAVNGNGITQLQLTRGWGFRGAFNHNWDANWSSSLFGGIAGVSYNQTAKQLYCNTYAANAGVAIRGGGLTSGGGTGGTFGAGSVCDPGFTVSQIGLVTRWTPVKNLTLSAEAQYAYLKTNMAGNITGTPSSALPLPAATYVFGNNGTASLNLRAQRSF; translated from the coding sequence ATGAACTCTATCAAGAGCCTTGTTCTCGGCTCAGCGGCATGTCTGATGGTCGCGAGCGGAACTCAGGCGGCCGATCTTCCCGTAAAGGCCAAAGCGGTCGAATACGTGAGGGTTTGCTCGCTCTACGGTGCCGGCTTCTATTACATTCCGGGCACTGACACCTGCATCAAGTTCGGCGGATATCTGCGCGCTGACCTGACCGTCAACGGCGGAATTTACGACGGTCCGTTCTGGAACGGCGAGGGTGCAATTCGCGATCGTTATGCAAATTTCTATAACGATCGTTCGCGCCTGGCTCTGACCGTCGACACGCGGACCGCTACCGAATACGGCGTCGTTCGCACCTTCGGGCAGGCCGATTTCCAGTTCAGCACCTATGGCTCGACCAGCTCCCTTGGTGTTGCCGCGAGTGTCAATCCGGGAGCTACCGCGGGCCTGGTGAACAATGATCAAGCCGGCTCTGGATACACCGCCGTCGAGTTTGTTTTCATCCAGTTTGCAGGTTTTACATTCGGCAAATCCGCCTCGGCATACTCGTCGCCGTGGCATGGATATCCTGGCAACAACACTTCGTTCTTGATCGGCGGGTTCGATTCCGTGAGTGGTATCAACAACATTCAGTACACTTGGCAGTTTGGCAATGGTGTATCGGCTGCCTTCGGGATCGACGACAGCAGTGCAAACCAGTTCAACCGGACCCAAATCATCAACGCGATCGGCGGGGCGCCTGGCGGCAATATCGGATTCAATGGCGGCGCGAGCTCTTTCCAGACCGGTGTTGGCACCGCTTACGGCGGCACAAGCGTGCCGGACTTCGTAGGCAATGTCAGGGTAGACCAGGCATGGGGCGTGTTCCAACTGTCGGGCGCGATCCATGATAACCATGCCGGGTATTTTGCGAACGCCAACATTGTCGGAAGCACCTTCAACGGCGGTGTTTCGCAAGCGGGCGCGACTACGGGCGGTCACCCGGATGACAAGTTCGGCGGTGCTGTTTCGGCTGCGTTGAACATCAAGAACCTTCCGACTGGAGCGGGAGACGACATCAAGGTCGACGCGAGTTGGTCCTTGGGTGCGACAAAGTACGTCCTCGCAACCAGTGCGCCGACTCCCGCTTCGTTTGACATCTATGATGGCAACAAGTTTGCGATGGGCGTAACGACGGATTCCATTTATTCCGGCGCAAGCGCGGTGAACGGCAATGGTATCACGCAGTTGCAGTTGACGCGGGGTTGGGGCTTCCGCGGCGCGTTCAATCACAACTGGGATGCCAACTGGTCATCGAGCTTGTTCGGGGGCATCGCTGGAGTCAGCTACAATCAAACGGCAAAGCAACTCTACTGCAACACCTACGCGGCTAACGCCGGCGTCGCGATTCGCGGCGGCGGCCTGACCAGCGGGGGAGGCACCGGTGGTACCTTTGGCGCCGGTTCGGTTTGCGATCCCGGCTTTACTGTTTCGCAGATCGGCCTGGTCACGCGCTGGACGCCAGTCAAGAATCTGACGCTCAGTGCCGAAGCGCAGTACGCCTATCTGAAGACCAATATGGCGGGTAACATTACAGGTACGCCGTCGTCAGCTTTGCCGCTTCCCGCCGCAACATACGTGTTCGGAAACAACGGGACTGCATCGCTGAATCTTCGCGCTCAGCGCAGCTTCTGA
- a CDS encoding S9 family peptidase — translation MDPSFPEMPEWGWRPWPDSEEYSYFFLRVLTTAQGGAATISECISASRNIVPGDNESWFRAWNKLAERNRARADQAFERRSLQAAASNWLRASNYYRTSELFLAADDGRRRAAILNMRQCAQSYLRSSSPKGEILRIPFGKSTMEAYYLRANGIARQPVVVCLGGGDDLKEDLLCSIPRIASENGYSVLLVDVIGAGTGIRDTNTVEPVVEVEDVIGHWIDHLWDRSDVDGSRLAIYGIGLGGAYATRYAARDRRIAAAVCDGGLWDYRERLFVERRLRRIDDTLFDSRLAARLMLAGPLQTIDCPYLVTMGAQDRPGVLDTLALVDAARSAGLAAHSKVFTPEETGSFPDHVDNPALVYEYVFDWLRGAMQLTRPRDVRIDGQADETY, via the coding sequence ATGGATCCGTCCTTTCCCGAGATGCCGGAATGGGGGTGGCGCCCCTGGCCTGACAGCGAGGAGTATTCCTACTTCTTCCTGCGAGTGTTGACGACCGCACAAGGTGGCGCCGCGACGATCTCTGAATGTATTTCGGCTTCAAGGAATATCGTGCCCGGTGATAACGAGAGCTGGTTTCGTGCATGGAACAAACTAGCCGAGAGGAACCGAGCGCGCGCTGATCAGGCGTTCGAACGCAGAAGTCTTCAGGCCGCCGCCTCAAATTGGCTGAGGGCATCTAACTACTACAGGACTTCCGAACTGTTTCTGGCGGCGGACGACGGAAGGAGGCGAGCGGCAATCCTCAACATGCGCCAATGTGCGCAGTCATATCTGAGGAGTTCTTCTCCTAAAGGCGAGATACTGCGGATCCCTTTCGGGAAAAGCACGATGGAGGCGTATTATCTACGTGCAAACGGAATAGCGCGTCAGCCGGTCGTAGTTTGCCTGGGCGGCGGGGATGATCTCAAGGAAGACCTGCTATGTTCAATTCCACGAATTGCATCCGAGAACGGCTATTCTGTTCTTCTCGTGGACGTAATCGGCGCGGGAACAGGGATCCGGGATACCAACACGGTTGAGCCAGTCGTCGAGGTCGAGGATGTGATCGGCCACTGGATCGATCATCTTTGGGACCGATCCGACGTGGATGGTTCGAGATTGGCCATATACGGCATCGGATTAGGCGGAGCCTATGCAACCCGATATGCCGCGCGGGACCGCCGCATTGCTGCTGCGGTGTGTGATGGCGGTCTATGGGACTACCGCGAGCGTCTGTTCGTGGAGAGACGGCTGAGAAGAATCGACGATACGCTTTTTGATTCTCGGCTAGCTGCGCGACTTATGCTCGCTGGGCCGTTACAGACCATAGACTGCCCCTACCTCGTTACAATGGGAGCTCAAGACAGGCCAGGCGTCCTGGATACCCTGGCGCTGGTCGATGCCGCGCGTAGCGCAGGACTTGCTGCCCATTCGAAGGTGTTTACGCCGGAAGAAACGGGATCGTTTCCTGACCACGTCGATAACCCGGCTTTGGTTTACGAATACGTTTTTGACTGGTTGCGAGGAGCGATGCAGTTGACGAGGCCTCGAGACGTCAGGATCGACGGTCAGGCCGATGAGACATATTAG
- a CDS encoding LysR family transcriptional regulator — MDRFEAMSIVLAVAEAGSLSAAARHQKAPLATVSRKVSELEAHLQTKLFNRSSRMLVPTDAGRSYIAAAKRILADVAEAERAASGEYTTPRGDLVVSAPVAMGRLHLQPVIVEFLAKFPDVDVQLGLQDRPVNFWEEQIDVALRIGELTDSSLIAVKAGEIRRVMCASPDYLKSRGTPRSPDDLSIHDCITYPAMHSPSLWRLKRDKTEYAVPIRSRLVVSNTESAFDAARAGLGLTVVFSYQVSELIRSGGLIPVLQDFQPPPQPVNFVYSPNRFMPVKLRAFLDLVVPRFKARLGSMAKQVALRERPDRTSPK, encoded by the coding sequence ATGGATCGTTTCGAGGCCATGTCGATCGTTCTGGCGGTAGCCGAGGCCGGCAGCCTGTCGGCAGCGGCGCGCCATCAGAAGGCGCCACTTGCGACCGTGAGCCGAAAGGTGTCCGAGCTCGAAGCGCACCTGCAAACCAAACTGTTCAACCGATCGAGCCGCATGCTTGTGCCAACCGACGCGGGGCGTTCCTACATCGCCGCCGCGAAGCGCATCCTCGCAGATGTAGCCGAGGCCGAGCGCGCGGCCTCTGGCGAGTACACGACGCCTCGAGGTGATCTGGTCGTGTCGGCACCCGTCGCAATGGGCCGCTTGCATTTGCAGCCAGTCATTGTGGAGTTTCTGGCGAAATTCCCGGACGTCGATGTCCAGCTTGGTCTGCAGGATCGCCCGGTCAATTTCTGGGAAGAGCAAATCGATGTTGCCCTTCGGATTGGCGAACTTACCGACAGCAGCTTGATCGCGGTGAAGGCTGGAGAAATTCGTCGCGTGATGTGCGCGAGCCCGGACTATCTGAAATCGCGCGGAACGCCTCGATCGCCGGACGACCTCTCCATCCACGACTGCATCACCTATCCAGCGATGCATTCCCCCTCACTGTGGAGGCTCAAACGCGACAAGACGGAATACGCCGTGCCGATACGATCCCGGCTCGTTGTGAGCAACACGGAGTCGGCCTTTGATGCCGCTCGCGCGGGCCTGGGACTCACAGTTGTGTTTTCCTACCAGGTTTCCGAATTGATTAGATCGGGCGGGCTCATTCCGGTACTTCAGGACTTTCAGCCGCCGCCGCAACCCGTCAATTTTGTCTATTCTCCAAATCGCTTCATGCCGGTCAAATTGCGCGCATTTCTTGATTTGGTGGTACCGCGCTTCAAGGCTCGTCTCGGCAGCATGGCCAAACAGGTCGCGTTACGCGAGCGCCCGGACCGCACGTCGCCCAAATAA
- a CDS encoding TetR family transcriptional regulator: MPRTADPELPHRILKAADALWQSGGEDAVTIRGVAAEAATTTPTVYSYYTDREALLTALRALAFQRFSAYLAKSRDFHDTCARHLEFGTNHPRDYELLYGRGWMERVKGDARRGEIERYTTHIVRAGVDESRAAHVAYPVMMMLHGVVMHRLLNKKPSPLGRVIATACLEACMTLLESARRGK, encoded by the coding sequence ATGCCGCGAACCGCCGATCCGGAGCTACCTCACAGGATATTGAAGGCGGCCGACGCCTTGTGGCAGTCGGGTGGCGAGGACGCCGTAACGATCCGCGGCGTGGCGGCGGAAGCGGCCACCACGACGCCGACGGTCTATAGCTACTACACCGACAGGGAAGCGCTGTTGACGGCGTTGCGCGCGCTCGCCTTTCAGCGCTTCTCGGCCTACCTCGCAAAATCGCGCGACTTCCATGACACCTGCGCACGACATCTCGAGTTCGGCACCAACCACCCCCGCGATTATGAATTGCTCTACGGGCGCGGCTGGATGGAGCGGGTCAAAGGGGATGCGCGGAGGGGCGAGATCGAACGATACACCACCCATATCGTGCGCGCCGGTGTCGATGAAAGCAGGGCCGCGCACGTCGCGTATCCGGTCATGATGATGCTGCACGGCGTAGTGATGCATCGGCTGTTGAACAAGAAGCCGAGTCCGCTCGGCCGGGTGATCGCCACAGCCTGTCTCGAGGCTTGCATGACGCTGCTCGAGAGCGCACGCCGAGGGAAATAG
- a CDS encoding PLP-dependent aminotransferase family protein, with product MSKSEYLKLADTVASEIANGVLKPGERLPPQRNFAYDRGIAVSTASRVYAELMRRGLVVGEVGRGTFISGDAKRGVAAASEPRGIRTDFEFNYPMLPEQTGLIAKSLDGLEKPAALDAALRQATSIGTPTMRRIAAEYLSQSEWLPAPQQLVFTGNGRQSIAAALAAVVPIGGRCGVEALTYPFIKGIAARLGISLVSLAMDENGVRPDSVQKAHRESHLSAIYIQPTIQNPLGTTMPPARRADIVRVVEKLGLPILEDNVYGFLGDEPPLAAIAPDSCIVIDSLSKKVAPGLTLGFILPPQRLRESMMASVRSGGWTASGFAFAAAERLMGDGTVAELTRLKRLDARARQKIAIRRLSDFEIQTNEKCYHLWLTLPAHWRSQTFVAAAAKRDIALTPSTTFAATPGHAPNAVRLALAAPTMDQLDAGLLTLVAMLNGTEADFDSTE from the coding sequence ATGTCAAAGTCTGAATATCTGAAGTTAGCCGACACCGTTGCCTCGGAGATCGCGAACGGCGTTCTCAAGCCGGGCGAACGCCTGCCGCCACAACGTAATTTTGCCTACGACAGAGGAATCGCCGTTTCGACAGCGAGCCGCGTATACGCAGAGCTCATGCGCCGGGGCCTCGTTGTCGGTGAAGTGGGGCGGGGTACGTTCATCTCCGGTGATGCCAAGCGCGGCGTGGCGGCAGCAAGCGAGCCGCGCGGTATCCGGACGGACTTCGAGTTCAATTACCCGATGCTGCCCGAGCAAACCGGCCTCATTGCAAAAAGCTTGGACGGTCTTGAGAAGCCCGCTGCGCTCGATGCCGCACTGAGACAGGCTACCAGCATTGGCACGCCGACGATGCGACGCATTGCAGCCGAGTATTTGTCTCAAAGCGAATGGCTGCCAGCGCCCCAGCAACTGGTCTTCACCGGCAATGGACGGCAAAGCATTGCCGCGGCGCTTGCGGCTGTCGTTCCTATTGGCGGCCGCTGCGGCGTGGAGGCTTTGACCTATCCCTTCATTAAGGGCATCGCAGCCCGGCTGGGGATCTCGCTGGTCTCGCTGGCGATGGACGAAAACGGTGTACGGCCTGACTCCGTACAAAAAGCACATCGAGAGTCCCACCTCTCGGCCATTTACATTCAGCCTACGATCCAGAACCCGCTAGGCACGACAATGCCTCCAGCGCGCCGTGCAGATATCGTGCGGGTTGTGGAAAAGCTTGGCCTCCCGATCTTAGAGGACAATGTCTATGGTTTCCTCGGCGACGAACCACCCCTTGCTGCGATCGCACCGGATTCATGCATCGTCATTGATAGTCTTTCCAAAAAAGTTGCGCCGGGCCTGACGCTGGGCTTCATCTTGCCCCCCCAACGGCTGCGCGAAAGCATGATGGCTTCGGTGCGCTCGGGCGGATGGACTGCATCGGGTTTTGCGTTCGCGGCGGCAGAGCGGTTGATGGGTGACGGCACAGTTGCCGAGCTCACGAGACTTAAGCGCCTCGATGCGCGAGCGCGGCAAAAAATAGCAATCCGTCGTCTTTCCGACTTCGAAATTCAGACCAACGAGAAATGCTATCACTTGTGGTTGACGCTGCCGGCGCATTGGCGCTCGCAGACATTCGTTGCGGCCGCGGCCAAGCGCGACATTGCCTTGACACCCTCTACGACGTTTGCGGCCACTCCGGGACATGCCCCGAATGCAGTAAGACTGGCATTGGCGGCTCCAACCATGGATCAGTTGGATGCAGGATTGCTCACCCTCGTTGCTATGCTCAATGGCACCGAAGCCGATTTCGATTCGACGGAATGA
- a CDS encoding DUF2798 domain-containing protein, translated as MAFSPKFIGPAIAMITGLITSISMSFVGLAMNYGFHPDFAMRWLRAAITSYVVVVPMLVIVVPRIQRFVMRQAGLPAR; from the coding sequence ATGGCCTTTTCCCCGAAATTCATCGGACCCGCTATCGCCATGATTACCGGCCTGATTACCTCGATCAGCATGTCTTTCGTCGGTCTCGCCATGAACTATGGCTTCCACCCGGATTTTGCCATGCGGTGGCTGAGGGCCGCGATAACGAGCTACGTCGTGGTTGTGCCGATGTTAGTGATCGTCGTACCGCGGATCCAGCGCTTCGTCATGCGGCAGGCCGGATTGCCGGCGCGCTAA
- a CDS encoding SDR family NAD(P)-dependent oxidoreductase — translation MNTKPKHDAPILVTGAAGAMGGIGRNLTEFLLKSGHKVRALVRREDARAEALRSLGAEVMQGDLTDLASMHRAVEGCARIYFGMSVSAAYLEATVNTAAVARHHGVEVFVNMSQMTVSQMSIRETTNSPQHKLHWLAEQALSWSGLPVVTVRPTVFLEGFFLTLAAAGMRASDALALPMGNGKTSPISAVDVARAVAAILDDPAPHIGQIYDLTGSESADLDHHARAFSEALGRPIRYRDIPLLAWSEGLRRARFPEHVVSHLSAMTELNKQGRYDRMTDTVYKLTGKQPTSLRDFVKLHAAAFTRREPAQS, via the coding sequence ATGAATACGAAACCCAAACACGACGCCCCGATTCTCGTGACCGGAGCAGCTGGCGCCATGGGCGGCATCGGCCGCAACCTCACTGAATTCCTGCTCAAAAGCGGGCACAAAGTGCGCGCCCTCGTTCGGCGCGAGGACGCGCGCGCCGAAGCGTTGCGATCGCTCGGTGCGGAGGTCATGCAAGGTGACCTCACAGACCTTGCGTCGATGCATCGCGCCGTCGAGGGCTGCGCACGCATCTATTTCGGAATGTCCGTCTCTGCGGCCTACCTGGAAGCCACGGTCAACACCGCTGCGGTGGCGCGCCATCACGGCGTCGAGGTCTTTGTGAACATGTCGCAGATGACGGTCTCGCAGATGAGCATCCGCGAGACCACCAACAGCCCGCAGCACAAGCTGCACTGGCTGGCGGAGCAGGCTCTGTCGTGGTCGGGACTGCCGGTCGTCACGGTGCGGCCGACCGTCTTCCTTGAGGGCTTCTTTCTTACCTTGGCCGCCGCTGGCATGCGGGCGTCCGACGCATTGGCACTGCCGATGGGTAACGGCAAGACCTCGCCGATCTCGGCGGTCGACGTAGCGCGTGCAGTAGCAGCGATCCTCGACGACCCCGCCCCCCACATCGGACAAATCTACGATCTGACGGGGTCGGAATCGGCCGATCTGGACCACCACGCGCGTGCCTTCTCCGAGGCGCTCGGCAGGCCCATCCGATATCGCGACATCCCGCTCCTGGCGTGGAGCGAGGGCCTTCGACGGGCGCGGTTTCCTGAGCATGTCGTCAGCCACCTCTCGGCCATGACCGAGTTGAACAAGCAGGGACGTTACGACCGCATGACAGACACGGTGTACAAGCTAACCGGTAAGCAACCGACGAGCCTGCGCGATTTCGTGAAGCTTCATGCCGCTGCGTTCACCCGGCGTGAGCCGGCGCAATCCTGA
- a CDS encoding sulfite exporter TauE/SafE family protein, translating into MQLTVGTIMVTFAGVFLICFMKGAFGGGFSIVGIPLLSMVMDPVTAGGLLAPLFIAMDLFALRYWRPSTWSRPDLALLLPGLVSGIGLGYLLFRFLDHRAIAIVMAVMTLVFVGLWLFAGAEVIVRPRSTPKAITAGLASGVTTMVAHSGGPPLAMYLLPLGLGKDVYAGTTSLFFTVGNAIKAVPWLLIVRPTTDIWMLMAICLPAIPAGVWMGWRLHGSLDQRQIYRACYGLLVVTALKLLWDGIAGYLA; encoded by the coding sequence ATGCAACTGACAGTCGGCACGATCATGGTCACCTTTGCCGGCGTGTTTCTGATTTGCTTCATGAAGGGAGCGTTCGGCGGCGGATTTTCCATCGTCGGCATCCCACTGCTGTCGATGGTGATGGACCCGGTCACTGCGGGTGGCTTGCTCGCGCCCCTGTTCATCGCGATGGATCTGTTCGCGCTGCGCTATTGGCGGCCTTCGACTTGGTCGCGGCCAGATCTCGCACTCCTTCTGCCGGGGCTCGTGTCCGGCATAGGGCTCGGATATTTGCTGTTTCGCTTTCTAGATCACCGGGCCATTGCCATCGTGATGGCGGTGATGACCCTGGTCTTTGTCGGCCTCTGGCTTTTTGCAGGCGCGGAAGTGATCGTCCGTCCGCGTTCAACGCCAAAGGCGATCACGGCCGGCCTCGCTTCGGGAGTTACCACAATGGTGGCGCACTCGGGAGGCCCGCCACTCGCGATGTATCTCCTGCCACTCGGCCTTGGCAAGGACGTCTATGCGGGAACGACGAGTTTGTTCTTCACCGTTGGCAACGCAATCAAGGCAGTGCCATGGCTGCTAATCGTGAGACCGACCACCGACATCTGGATGCTGATGGCGATCTGCCTGCCGGCAATTCCAGCGGGTGTGTGGATGGGCTGGCGACTTCACGGCTCTCTGGATCAACGTCAGATCTATCGCGCCTGCTACGGATTGCTGGTCGTGACGGCATTGAAATTACTGTGGGATGGCATCGCCGGCTACCTCGCTTAA